The proteins below come from a single Thermodesulfobacteriota bacterium genomic window:
- a CDS encoding PEP/pyruvate-binding domain-containing protein — MRPEPAAPEIDSDALRANLLETAVTGVTIDPELLVLREIVAPFRGIQKALDHLLYELAHPFRNWRLLMPELRAFALKQLGHYLADPRGAAACDRFVSLFFQAVEETAKSESLQGQAVESFLAYLEKLLSELPASQLTAYAGPLNRAFLSLAAWPPGVLRFVVQGHHPVKRLGSRLVAAGSQAPGFALAPLAALITRVLRETYGYWLSEEDPLPWFLAECGELCSGWEAGRLFAAISHQELRGHLARVETLAAEPDASRRLTALLELPFHMDLVRLYKEVPDRLTVPEASDRFAENRKLLFLFRIMETRGLALIHEETLREINRSLVQLIRQQSFDDIKAFLIRTFELLKANVRNYPHTSLQCIQVLGTEVFRRGNSRLVEAFLWEAARFGFQYPNVSGVDRDWQPLANPAHLANIRVWLSLIMQEPKWCSTVLSALVINLRLAGTCIKDTDLFQRDVTRLLNHPIEPVYNLVKQFAKQLPVFFNEIGAEGLLRDVSTEIDEIHQRKDILIHFLRKQSHVESSNLIADFVRAIFRFWQTRDRQVLAPYLPLEVLAGVEPSGPYVDGVAALTERVFSLPHISGVDDLLTWDDHRLEAFLAGQTDLPVNEVRRFRLLLRMFKLLNQKYNLGFQELRYQLQQAAAGDFPEMQELLADLEICDTFTCLEALLERLERLKEIILAPQHFEATEDIYHKRHIAADIPSVYGRYRERKFDALGLTFRLENLANVYLERLPATVNLSFITRATFSRIITCIKIYFRSLRIDGITSRRLETQLSLLENSLGIKRFSYTQYLDIFRGLSEGVKDVIYAYYTNIHRNNLSIIVPQLSADTLLPKLHGLWADDDPAGNLHRLSEFFLRDLIAGTFGLQHLDNFITRIYQTLESQKEVLDERMLDLLMTYDPEKAISHLHHKNPRTDDLIHLGNKGFNLSILADAGKPVPPGFIITTEVFRCRPVIGEFFQARDELMGQIRHGISELERATGRTYGDPENPLLLSVRSGAAISMPGMMGTIHFVGTNQDLVEEFAEASGEAFFAWDNYRRFLQSWAMTHGLGRDTFQALMDDAKTRHRVRLKREFSPAQMRELALEYQKAVRAIGLGIPDDPWLQLVAAIDMVLNSWSAKKTVEYRHLMDVSDAWGTAVIIQAMVYGNRTPDSGAGVLFTAHPYRKVSRVALWGDYAAGDHGEDIVSGLVATDPISIEQTEIDGRDPAQSLEARFPEIYQALLSLSRELVYEKRWGAQEIEFTFEGPSADDLFILQTRDMITIKKESFDVFVETPALAGSLLGKGLGVSGGALSGRAVFSAANIQALRRQDASTPLILIRKDTVPEDVKVIAMADGLLTARGGQTSHASVVASRLDKTCVVGVNSLKVMESLNLCEINGHTVRFGDEVSIDGRRGLFLRGCHEVKKEVHIVPV; from the coding sequence ATGCGACCCGAGCCTGCTGCCCCTGAGATCGACTCCGACGCCCTCCGGGCCAACCTTCTCGAGACCGCCGTCACCGGGGTGACCATCGACCCGGAGCTCCTGGTGCTCCGGGAGATCGTCGCCCCCTTCCGCGGCATCCAGAAGGCCCTGGACCACCTGCTCTACGAGCTGGCGCACCCGTTCCGCAACTGGCGGCTCCTCATGCCGGAGCTGCGGGCCTTTGCCCTCAAACAGCTGGGTCACTACCTGGCCGACCCCCGGGGCGCCGCGGCCTGCGACCGCTTCGTGTCGTTGTTCTTCCAGGCCGTGGAGGAGACCGCCAAGAGCGAATCCCTCCAGGGCCAGGCGGTGGAGTCCTTCCTGGCCTACCTGGAGAAGCTTCTTTCCGAGCTGCCGGCCAGCCAGCTCACCGCCTACGCCGGCCCCCTCAACCGCGCCTTTCTGAGCCTGGCCGCCTGGCCGCCCGGGGTGCTGCGCTTCGTGGTCCAGGGCCACCATCCGGTGAAACGCCTGGGCAGCCGGCTGGTGGCCGCGGGCAGCCAGGCCCCCGGCTTCGCTCTCGCGCCCCTGGCCGCCCTCATCACCCGGGTCTTGCGGGAAACCTACGGCTATTGGCTGTCCGAGGAGGACCCCCTGCCCTGGTTCCTGGCCGAGTGCGGCGAGCTGTGCTCCGGCTGGGAGGCCGGCCGGCTTTTTGCCGCCATCTCCCACCAGGAGCTCCGTGGCCATCTGGCACGGGTCGAGACCCTGGCCGCCGAGCCAGACGCCTCCCGCCGTCTGACCGCCCTCCTGGAGCTGCCCTTCCACATGGACCTGGTGCGGCTCTACAAGGAGGTGCCGGACCGGCTGACGGTGCCGGAGGCCAGCGACCGCTTTGCCGAGAACCGCAAGCTCCTCTTTCTGTTCCGGATCATGGAGACCCGGGGGCTCGCCCTCATCCACGAGGAGACCCTGCGGGAGATCAACCGCTCCCTGGTCCAGCTCATCCGCCAACAGAGCTTCGACGACATCAAGGCCTTCCTGATCCGCACCTTCGAGCTCCTGAAGGCTAATGTCCGGAACTACCCCCACACCTCGCTCCAGTGCATCCAGGTCCTGGGCACCGAGGTCTTCCGCCGGGGCAACAGCCGGCTGGTGGAGGCCTTCCTGTGGGAGGCGGCCCGCTTCGGCTTCCAGTACCCCAACGTCTCCGGCGTCGACCGGGACTGGCAGCCCCTGGCCAACCCGGCCCATCTGGCCAACATCCGGGTCTGGCTCAGCCTCATCATGCAGGAGCCCAAATGGTGCTCCACCGTGCTCTCCGCCCTGGTCATCAACCTGCGCCTGGCCGGCACCTGCATCAAGGATACCGATCTCTTCCAGCGGGACGTCACCCGGCTCCTCAACCATCCCATCGAGCCGGTCTACAACCTGGTGAAGCAGTTCGCCAAGCAGCTGCCGGTGTTCTTCAACGAAATCGGCGCCGAGGGCCTGTTGCGGGATGTGTCCACCGAGATCGATGAGATCCACCAGCGCAAGGACATCCTCATCCACTTCCTGCGCAAGCAGAGCCACGTGGAAAGCTCGAATCTCATCGCCGACTTCGTGCGGGCCATCTTCCGCTTCTGGCAGACCCGGGACCGGCAGGTGCTGGCACCGTATCTGCCGTTGGAGGTGCTGGCCGGGGTGGAGCCGTCCGGCCCCTACGTGGACGGGGTCGCCGCCCTGACCGAGCGGGTCTTTTCCCTGCCCCATATCAGCGGCGTGGACGACCTCCTGACCTGGGACGACCACCGTCTGGAGGCCTTTCTGGCCGGCCAGACCGATCTGCCGGTCAACGAGGTCCGGCGCTTCCGGCTTTTGCTGCGGATGTTCAAGCTCCTCAACCAGAAGTACAACCTGGGCTTCCAGGAGCTGCGCTACCAGCTCCAGCAGGCGGCGGCCGGCGACTTCCCCGAGATGCAGGAGCTTCTGGCCGATCTCGAGATCTGCGACACCTTCACCTGCCTGGAGGCCCTCCTGGAGCGGCTGGAGCGCCTCAAAGAGATCATCCTTGCGCCGCAGCATTTCGAGGCCACGGAGGACATCTACCACAAGCGCCACATCGCGGCCGACATCCCCTCGGTATACGGCCGTTACCGGGAGCGCAAGTTCGATGCCCTGGGGCTCACCTTCCGGCTGGAGAACCTGGCCAACGTCTACCTCGAACGGCTGCCAGCCACGGTCAATTTGTCTTTCATTACCCGGGCCACCTTCAGCCGGATCATCACCTGCATCAAGATCTACTTCCGGAGCTTGCGCATCGACGGCATCACGAGCCGTCGTCTGGAGACCCAGCTGTCGCTCCTGGAGAACTCCCTGGGCATCAAGCGCTTTTCCTACACCCAGTATCTGGACATCTTCCGGGGCCTGTCGGAAGGGGTGAAGGATGTCATCTACGCCTACTACACCAATATCCACCGCAACAACCTGTCCATCATCGTGCCGCAGCTCTCCGCCGACACCCTGCTGCCCAAGCTGCACGGCCTGTGGGCCGACGACGATCCGGCCGGCAATTTGCACCGGCTGTCCGAGTTCTTCCTCCGGGACCTCATTGCCGGCACCTTCGGTCTCCAGCATCTGGACAACTTCATCACCCGCATCTACCAGACCCTGGAGAGCCAGAAGGAGGTCTTGGACGAGCGCATGCTCGATCTGCTCATGACCTATGACCCGGAGAAGGCCATCAGCCACCTCCACCACAAGAACCCCCGCACCGACGACCTCATCCACCTCGGCAACAAGGGCTTCAACCTGTCGATCCTGGCCGACGCCGGCAAGCCGGTGCCCCCGGGCTTCATCATCACCACCGAGGTCTTCCGCTGCCGGCCGGTGATCGGCGAGTTCTTCCAGGCCCGGGATGAGCTGATGGGTCAGATCCGCCACGGGATCAGCGAGCTGGAGCGGGCGACCGGCCGGACCTACGGCGACCCGGAAAACCCTCTGCTGCTCTCGGTGCGCTCCGGTGCCGCCATCTCCATGCCCGGCATGATGGGCACCATCCATTTCGTGGGCACCAACCAGGACCTGGTGGAGGAGTTCGCCGAGGCGTCCGGGGAGGCCTTCTTCGCCTGGGACAACTACCGCCGCTTCCTGCAGTCCTGGGCCATGACCCACGGCCTGGGCCGGGACACCTTCCAGGCCCTCATGGACGATGCCAAGACCCGGCACCGGGTGCGGCTGAAAAGGGAGTTCTCGCCGGCCCAGATGCGGGAGCTGGCCCTGGAGTACCAGAAGGCGGTGCGGGCCATCGGCCTCGGCATCCCGGACGACCCCTGGCTGCAGCTGGTAGCCGCCATCGACATGGTGCTCAATTCCTGGAGCGCCAAGAAGACCGTGGAGTACCGCCATCTCATGGACGTCTCCGATGCCTGGGGCACGGCGGTGATCATCCAGGCGATGGTCTACGGCAACCGGACCCCGGACTCCGGGGCCGGGGTGCTGTTCACCGCCCATCCCTACCGCAAGGTCAGCCGGGTCGCCCTGTGGGGGGACTACGCCGCCGGTGACCACGGGGAGGACATCGTCTCGGGCCTGGTGGCCACTGATCCCATCTCCATTGAGCAGACCGAGATCGACGGCCGGGACCCGGCCCAGTCCCTGGAGGCCCGCTTCCCGGAGATCTACCAGGCCCTGCTGTCGCTCAGCCGGGAGCTGGTCTACGAGAAGCGCTGGGGCGCCCAGGAGATCGAGTTCACCTTCGAGGGGCCGAGCGCGGACGACCTGTTCATCCTCCAGACCCGGGACATGATCACCATCAAGAAGGAGAGCTTCGATGTCTTCGTGGAGACGCCGGCCTTGGCCGGCAGCCTTCTGGGCAAAGGCCTCGGGGTGAGCGGCGGCGCGCTGTCCGGCCGGGCGGTCTTTTCCGCCGCCAACATCCAGGCCCTCCGGCGCCAGGATGCGAGCACCCCCCTCATCCTCATCCGCAAGGATACCGTGCCCGAGGACGTCAAGGTCATCGCCATGGCGGACGGCCTGCTCACCGCCCGGGGCGGCCAGACCTCCCACGCCTCGGTGGTGGCCTCCCGCCTGGACAAGACCTGCGTCGTCGGGGTCAACTCCCTCAAGGTCATGGAGAGCCTCAACCTGTGCGAGATCAACGGCCACACCGTGCGCTTCGGCGACGAGGTGAGCATCGACGGCCGCCGGGGTCTCTTCCTGCGCGGCTGCCACGAGGTGAAAAAGGAGGTCCACATCGTGCCGGTCTAG
- the gap gene encoding type I glyceraldehyde-3-phosphate dehydrogenase: protein MTIRIGINGFGRIGRNILRAIDTDQAFSGCEVVAINDLTDNATLAHLLQYDSVMGIFRRTVESDDRGLVVDGRHIAVSNQKEPAAIPWGSLGVEYVVEATGRFTDAATAKAHLEAGARKVVISAPAKGEVKTIVMGVNEDEYDPVSHHIVSNASCTTNCLAPLARVILDNFGIRRGLMTTVHAYTNDQRILDFPHKDLRRARAAALSMIPTKTGAAAAVSLVIPELKGRFDGLAVRVPTPNVSLVDAVMEVEKETTVPEVNGALKAAANRYLGFSEKPLVSIDFQGDPHSSVVDADSTKVLGTLVKVMAWYDNEWGYSNRVLDLILHMDRARVV from the coding sequence ATGACCATCCGGATCGGCATCAACGGCTTCGGCCGCATCGGCCGCAACATCCTGCGGGCCATCGACACCGACCAGGCCTTCAGCGGTTGCGAGGTGGTGGCCATCAACGACCTCACCGACAACGCCACCCTGGCCCATCTGCTCCAATACGACTCGGTGATGGGCATCTTCCGGCGGACGGTGGAGAGCGACGACCGGGGCCTGGTGGTGGACGGCCGTCACATCGCGGTCTCCAACCAGAAGGAGCCGGCTGCCATCCCCTGGGGGAGCCTGGGCGTCGAGTACGTGGTGGAGGCCACCGGCCGCTTCACCGATGCCGCCACCGCCAAGGCCCACCTGGAGGCCGGGGCCAGAAAGGTCGTGATCAGCGCTCCGGCCAAGGGCGAGGTCAAGACCATCGTGATGGGGGTCAACGAGGACGAGTATGACCCGGTAAGCCACCACATCGTCTCCAACGCCTCGTGCACCACCAACTGCCTGGCACCCCTCGCCCGGGTGATCCTGGACAACTTCGGCATCCGGCGCGGGCTCATGACCACCGTGCATGCCTACACCAACGACCAGCGCATCCTGGACTTCCCGCACAAGGATCTGCGCCGGGCCCGGGCCGCGGCCCTGTCCATGATCCCCACCAAGACCGGTGCCGCCGCCGCCGTCTCCCTGGTCATTCCCGAGCTCAAGGGCAGGTTCGACGGCCTGGCGGTGCGGGTGCCCACCCCCAACGTCTCCCTGGTGGATGCGGTCATGGAGGTGGAAAAGGAGACCACGGTGCCGGAGGTCAACGGCGCCCTGAAGGCCGCGGCCAACCGCTACCTGGGCTTCTCCGAGAAGCCTCTGGTCTCCATCGATTTCCAGGGCGACCCCCACTCGTCGGTGGTGGACGCCGACTCCACCAAGGTCCTGGGCACCCTGGTCAAGGTGATGGCCTGGTACGACAACGAATGGGGCTACTCCAACCGGGTTCTTGACCTCATCTTGCATATGGACCGCGCCAGGGTGGTGTGA
- a CDS encoding cytochrome c3 family protein, translating to MKRKSALAIAGAVWLLCGPAQAQVSGVCSNCHTMHNSQNAQPVSDRGDVAFDPGDVDNYQVVNLLVNACIGCHSSAGTDTIVNVGSTRIPIVYNTVEPSHPLAAGNFFYVENRGDEFGHNVRSEDSHLTQAPGNTVYGCGFEGCHFSLASIRYGPGPTPLFNPVIGNGCIGCHNPAHHANDRQLVLAGGAKYVDESGGGYRFLNKAGANFWDIPPHNNPGVAGIEDPDWEFAPAAASHNEYQDNPKPFAPGAYGGRPEGISDFCSGCHIDFHSWPAGGSPNGTTSPWLRHPAGVTLRADGEYAGYTTYDPAVPVARKDHTTLSSAAGPSQAVTPGEDKVMCLSCHRAHASPHKDMLRWEYSDMAIDSGRTHGCFRCHTTKN from the coding sequence ATGAAGAGGAAAAGCGCGTTGGCCATCGCCGGGGCGGTGTGGCTGCTGTGTGGTCCGGCGCAAGCCCAGGTGTCCGGGGTGTGCAGCAACTGCCACACCATGCACAATTCCCAGAACGCGCAGCCGGTCAGCGACCGCGGGGATGTGGCCTTCGATCCCGGCGATGTGGACAACTACCAGGTGGTGAACCTGCTCGTCAACGCCTGCATCGGCTGCCATTCCTCGGCCGGAACCGACACCATCGTGAACGTGGGCAGCACCCGCATTCCCATCGTCTACAACACGGTGGAGCCGTCGCACCCTCTGGCGGCGGGCAACTTCTTCTACGTGGAAAACCGGGGCGATGAGTTCGGCCACAACGTGCGCAGCGAAGATTCGCATCTGACCCAGGCGCCGGGCAACACCGTTTACGGCTGCGGCTTCGAGGGCTGCCACTTCTCCCTCGCCTCCATCCGTTACGGCCCCGGACCCACGCCGCTGTTCAACCCGGTCATCGGCAACGGCTGCATCGGCTGCCACAACCCGGCCCATCACGCCAATGACCGCCAGCTGGTCCTGGCCGGCGGCGCCAAGTACGTGGACGAATCCGGCGGCGGCTACCGGTTTCTCAACAAGGCCGGCGCCAATTTCTGGGACATCCCGCCCCACAACAACCCCGGGGTCGCTGGCATCGAGGACCCGGACTGGGAATTCGCGCCCGCGGCCGCCAGCCACAACGAATACCAGGACAACCCGAAGCCCTTTGCGCCCGGCGCTTATGGCGGCAGGCCCGAGGGCATCAGCGACTTCTGCTCCGGCTGCCACATCGACTTCCACTCCTGGCCAGCGGGCGGCTCGCCCAACGGTACGACCAGCCCCTGGCTGCGCCACCCGGCGGGGGTGACCCTGCGTGCCGACGGTGAATACGCTGGCTACACGACCTACGATCCTGCTGTCCCGGTGGCGCGCAAGGACCACACTACCTTGAGCTCGGCCGCCGGACCGTCCCAGGCCGTCACCCCGGGCGAGGACAAGGTGATGTGTCTGTCGTGCCACCGCGCCCATGCCAGCCCCCATAAGGACATGCTGCGCTGGGAATACAGCGACATGGCCATCGACAGCGGCAGAACCCACGGCTGCTTCAGATGCCACACCACCAAGAACTAG